CGGGGCGGAGAAGCGGTTAGCGCTGGTCGCGCGGGACATCCATCGTCGAGAAGGCCTTTTACGCCTCGCGCACGGCGACGGGCCACGCTAAGCGGTTCCTGCACGCGTCTTTCCACGCGGACCCGCGCGACATGATCGAGGAGATCATGCGCGCTCAGCAGGACTGCATGGAATCGTGGGAGATCGAGGCGGCGAACCGGGCCTGGGACGCCTCGAAGACGGACGTCCGCTTCTACCCTCGGCCGCTCTAGGCAGGGTGACGCGGGCCCGCTTCAAGGCGGAGCGCAGCTCGGCCAGTCGTCGTGCCCGTCGGATCACGCCCCCGCGTTACCGTGAAAATCGAAAGTCTCATGTTCGATACTCATGGTCTGGGCCCGGTTCCACCATGCCCTCCGCGCGTCGGGCGCGCGGATGCAACACATCGATCGCCCAACCCAGGTCGAGCCGCTCCCCAAGCCAGCCGGGGCATCCAGTCCGCGAGTGCACGAGGAGGCCCCGCGAGGCGTGATCCGCCCGGAGCGCCTGGACCGGATCGTCAGGCACCGGCGCGGGCACCGGCACCTCCGGCAGCTGCCGGCCGTCCGGACGCGAGAACCGCAGTTCCCCGTCCGGACCTCGGGCGACCTGATAGCCCTCCTCGTGCACCGCGCGATGGTGGCGCCGACACAGCAGGGCGAGATTGGAGAGCGCCGTGGGGCCGCCCTGAGCCCAGTGGCGCAGGTGGTGCCCCTGGCCCACCCGCACACCGCATCCCGGGAAGCGGCAGCCCCAGTCCCTCTGTTGGAGCGCGCGCCGGAGGGCGGGAGGAATGGTCCGTGTCCGCGCTCCGATCTCAACGACGCGCCCAGCATCGTCGTGCCGCATCACCACCCGGCTCGCATCGCAGGCCAGACGCCGAGACGTTTCCGCGGGAACGTGCGCGCCGTCCTCGAGGACGGACTGCCCCGGCTGATTCGGATCCGCCAGCGCCGATGCATCGACATGGACCACCACTTGGTAGCGCTCGCCCGGGGCGCCGGGATCGAGGCTGTGGTGCAGCGCCGTCTCCGCTACCAGCGCCAGCGCGTCCGCCCGCTGCTGCGCCGGTGTCGGAGCCTGCTCGCCCGCAGCCTCCGACCCCCGGGCCCGCTCGTACAACACCTCGCGGGCGGCGTCGAGCGCACGCCGCAGGAGCGCCCCCACCTCCGGCGTGAGTCGCCCCCGTACCACGACCATGCCGTCCTCGTCCTCGTACACCTGCAACCCTCGCCGCGTGTGCTGGCGCGCCGCCTCTCGCGCCTCGGCGTTCCGGTCCACCCGTCGCCAGCCCCGTACGATACGCTCCACATGCGCCGCCGTACCCGCCCGCCCCACCCCGAGCAGCCGTTCCTCCGTCTCCGGCGTCGCCACTCGCGTCAGCGCCCGCAGCTTGGCGTACGACAGTTCCCCTCGCGCCAGTGCCTCCGCCAGCAGCGGCAGCGTCCCCAGCGTCCGCGCCACCCGCACCCGCTCCCGAGCCGCCCCCGGCTCCAGCCCCACCCGCCAGCTCAGCCACGCCGCGCAGGAGCGGAAGCCGGTGTTCCACCCTCCGCGGGCGTCGAACTCGCGGATCAGCTCTAGCAGCCGCGCGGTCGCGGCGTCCAGGTGAGCCGATAGCTCGGCGATCTCGTCGCCGAGCCGGTCCAGCTGTTCGGCACGACGGGGAACGGCGGAATCCTTCAGTGAGTCAATCGTCATGGCGCGTCCCTCCCTTGGCGGTGAGGCGACTCTACACCCGGATTTCAGGGGCGCCGGGGAGCGGCCAGGAAGGACGATCGGAGAGCGGGAGACCATTCGTTATTCGACCGTGATCGTTCGCCCATCGGCCGGCTCGGATGGGCCTCTGAGCCGGCATCGACCGCGAGCTGCCAGGCCGCGGCGACGCGCCACGCGCGCGGCTGTCAAGCGAAAAAGGCGCTGCGCCGAGCGGCTCACGCCTGCGCGAACTGGTGTACTAGGCGCCGGCCGCCTTGAGCGCCTGCTCGATCAGCTCGGGGGCGGGCCTCCGGGCGCCCGCGTCGATCTCGCGAACGAGGCCGACCACGACCGACCCGAGCGGCGTCGCCACCCCGAGCTCGCGCCCGCGAGCCACCACGTGGCCGTTCATCTGCTCGATCTCCGAGCGCCGTCCCTTGGCCACGTCCTGCGCCATCGAGGCGCGCCAGTTCCGGCTCGAGCCGTCCTTGGGCACGAGCATGGCGTCGAGCTCGGCGTAGACGGCCCCGTCGTCCGCGGCCGACCAGGTCTTGGCCTCCGCGCCGCCGAACTTGGGGATCGAGTAGCCGGCCGCCAGCCCGACGCGGGCTGACTCGGATGCCAGGCGGATGGTGATCTCGCGCCCCCGAGGTTTCGCCGCGATCTCGAGGCTGCCGAGCCCGGTCATCGCCTGCACGGGATTCCCCATCGCGTTCGCGCAGAGCTTGGACCAGCGCTCGCCCCAGAGGTTGTCCGTCGCCCTGGCGCCGTCGATGACCGAGAGCATCCTGGCCAGAGTCTCCACACGGGGCGTGATCCGGCCGTCGTGCTCGCCCGCGCGGAACACGTCGTGCCCAGAGCCGCTGCCCTTCTCGGCGCCCCGCTCGACGCGCCCGGGCTCCCAGAGGGCGACCGCGATCTTGGACATGACGAGCCCGACCGAGCGATCCGGGCCGGCGATGGCCGCGACGACGGGATCGTTCCAGCAGTTCTGTGCCGAGACGACGTAGCCGTCGGGCCCGAGGCGGGGAAGGGCCATGTGCGTCGCCCACGCCGTATCGTAGGCCTTGACCGCGACGAATGCGACGTCGAAATCGGCCCTGAGCCGCTGCGCCTCGTGAACGTGGAGCGCCGCCGGCCGCGCCTCGAAGGGCTCGTGCGGCCCGCTCACGCTGAGGCCGCGGGCGCGTATCGCCTCGACCTGCTCGGGCCAAGGGTCCACGAGCGTGACCTCGTGCCCGGCCCGGGAGAGGAACCCGCCGAGATAGCTGCCGATCGCGCCTGCGCCGATGAAGAGGAGTCGTGGGCTCATGGCGCGCATGATATCCGCTTGTGCGGTCCGAACGCCACCCCTATCATCGGCCGGAGATGGCCACCGACGCGTGCCTTCGCGAAGCGCTTCGCCGAGCGCGACCGGGGCATCCACCCGACCATGATCCACGCGGGCGTGCTGCACTACCTCAAGGCGATCGAGGCCCGGCACCGCTCTTCGAAATCCGTGTGCATCTTCTCGTATCTGGCCTTGATCTCCGCCAGCTTGCGCTCCCACTCGAGATCGGCCTGCCGCCGCTGCTCGGTTCGGCAGGCCTCGCGGCCGGCTCCCAACTGACAGCGGGCGAGTGCCTTGTCGAACGCGTCCCGATGGATGTCTTCGACCTGCTCGATTTCCGAGAGCCTGGCGTACTCGATGAGCGCCCGGGCGCGCTCGGGCGCGGCGCAGTCGAGCTCGAGCTGCGCGGCCGCGCCGGCTACCCCCAGAATCAGCCAAACGAGCCCTCCCGCCATTGCGTCCCCCATCCTAACAGAGGGGCCGTAAACCCTTGTCTTACCGAGCCAATGGCTTGACAGGCCCATGGCCCTCGGCTAGACTCTCGCCACTTCAGCTTAGGGTCCAGCGCAGCGGCACTCCCGAGATCTCCAGATCGGCGGCCGGACGAACGCCAGGGATAGGGGTATGGGGACGCTCTCCAGCGGCGTAGGCGGGCAGGGCATGGGGCAGAGTTGCGCAACCCGCGCGGCAGGGCGCGGTCGACTGCGCCCCGACTACGCTACGACGGCGTGATGGAGCCCTCGGCCGAGACACTGCCGCAGCTCTTGCTCGCCCAAGCCGAGCGCTGGGGCAACCGCCGCGTCGCCATCCGCGAGAAGGAATTCGGCATCTGGCAGGCCTACACGTGGCGCCAGTACGCGGACCACGTCCAGCGCATCGCCCTCGGATTGGCCAGCCTGGGCTTCCGCCGCGGCGACAAGGTCGCCGTCATCGGCGACAACCGACCGCAGCTCTACTGGACCATGGTGGCGGCCCAGGCCCTGGGCGGGGTGCCTGTGCCCGTCTACCAAGACTCCATCGCCGCGGAGATGCATTACGTCATCGACCACTCCGAGTCCCGCGTGGTCGTCTGTGAGGACCAGGAGCAGGTGGACAAGATCCTCGAGATGAAGGACAAGCTGCCCGCGGTCGAGCTGGTCGTCTACGACGACCCCAAGGGCATGCGGCACTACGACTACCCCTTCCTCCTGGGTCTCGACAAGGTCCAGGAGCTGGGCGCGGGGTTCGCCGCCGCGCACCCTGGGTACTGGGACGCCGAGGTGGCCAAGGGCAAGGCCTCGGATCTCGCCATCATCAACTACACCTCGGGGACGACGGGCTTCCCCAAGGGCGTGATGATCTCCCACGGGGCGCTCGTCAGCACCGGCAGGAACTTCCTCCAGGCTGAGCGCCTGGACGAGCGCGACGAGATCATGGCCTACCTGCCGATGGCCTGGATCGGCGACAGCTTCTTCTCCATGGCGGTGGCCTTTCTCTCCGGCTGCACGGTCAATTGCCCTGAGGACGCCTCGACGGTCCGGCACGACTTCCGGGAGATCGGCCCCACCATGACGTTCGCGCCGCCTCGCATCTGGGAGAACATTCTCTCTCAAGCCCAGGTGCGCATCGAGGACGCCAACTGGCTCCAGCTCCGGCTGACGAAGTTCTTCCTCCCGCGCGGGATGCGCAAGGCCAAGCTCGAGCTCGAGGGCAAGCCCGTGCCCGTGGGGCTCCGCGCGCTGTGCTCGCTCGGGCGGTGGCTCGTCTTCGACCCGCTCCGCGACCAACTGGGCTTCCGCCGCATCCGAGCGGCGATCACGGGCGGCGCCGCCCTCGGGCCGGAGATGATGCAGTTCTTCCGCGCCATCGGCGTCAACCTCAAGCAGCTCTACGGCGCCACCGAGTGCTGCGCCCCGGCGACCTTGCACCGCGACGGCCACGTCAAGCTCGAGACCGTCGGACCGCCCATTCCCGGCGTCGAGATCAAGCTCTCCGAGCGGGGCGAGGTGCTCATCCGCACCGCCGGCCTCTTCTCCGGCTACTACAAGAGCCCCGAGCAGACCGCCGCTGCGCTCAAGGACGCCTGGTTCCACACCGGCGACGCAGGTCTCTTCGACCCGGACGGGCAGCTGGTCATCATCGACCGTGTCAAGGACGTGTCCACGCTCCACGACGGCACGGTCTTCGCCCCCCAGTACATCGAGAACAAGCTCAAGTTCAGCGTCTACATCAAGGAGGCGGTGGCGGTGGGCAATGAGCGGCCCTACGTCGCCGCGATGGTCAACATCGACATGGAGGTCCTGGGGAACTGGGCCGAGCGGCGCGGCATCGGCTACTCGGGTTACACCGACCTCGCCCAGAACCCGGCCACGTACGACCTGCTCCACGAGGAGATCCGCCGGACCAACCAGAGCCTGGCCCCGTCGCAGCGCGTCAAGCGCTTTGCCATCCTGCACAAGGAGCTGGACCCCGACGATGCCGAGATCACGAGAACCAGGAAGCTCCGTCGCGGGTTCATCAATGAGAGGTATGCGCCCATCATTGCCGCTCTCTATGACCCCAAGGCCTCGAGCGTAGCCGTGAAGGTCACGGTGATCTACGAGGACGGCAGGACATCGGACATGGAGCGTCAGGTGCGGATCATGGACGTGGAAGGGGTCTAGATGCCGTCGACGCTCGCTGAGCGACCGATCCCGGAAGCGGGGGCTGCAGGCGCCCCACGCCGGGAGCCCCTGCTCCGGGTCGACGACATCACCGTGCGGTTCGGGGCGGTGCAGGCGCTGACCGACGTGAGCGTGGACGTCTACCGAGGAGAGATCGTCGCGATCATCGGTCCGAACGGGGCGGGGAAGACCACCCTGATCAACGTGATTAGCGGTTTCTACCATCCCCAGAAGGGGCGGATCCTGTTCGAGGGCAAGGACAGGACCCAGCTCAAGCCCTACGACGTGGCCGCCCTCGGCGTCGCCCGGACCTTCCAGAACGTCGCCCTGTTCAAGGGCATGACCGTGCTGGACAACATCATGACCGGCCGGCTGCTCAAGATGCGTGGGCACTTCCTCCTGGACGCCCTCTACTGGGGGCCTGCCAAGCGGCAGGAGCTCGAGCACCGGGCCGCCGCCGAGCGCGTCATTGACTTCCTGGAGATCCAGGCCATCCGCAAGACGCCGGCCGGCCGGCTCCCGTACGGCCTCCAGAAGCGGGTGGAGCTGGCCCGCGCGCTGGCCGCCGAGCCCCAGCTGCTGCTGCTGGACGAGCCGATGGCCGGCATGAACGTCGAGGAGAAGGAGGACATGTCCCGCTTCATCCTCGACGTCCACGACGAGTTTGGCACGACCATCGCCCTGATCGAGCACGACATGAGCGTAGTGATGGACATCTCCGACCGGGTCGTGGCGCTG
The window above is part of the Candidatus Rokuibacteriota bacterium genome. Proteins encoded here:
- a CDS encoding DUF222 domain-containing protein, which translates into the protein MTIDSLKDSAVPRRAEQLDRLGDEIAELSAHLDAATARLLELIREFDARGGWNTGFRSCAAWLSWRVGLEPGAARERVRVARTLGTLPLLAEALARGELSYAKLRALTRVATPETEERLLGVGRAGTAAHVERIVRGWRRVDRNAEAREAARQHTRRGLQVYEDEDGMVVVRGRLTPEVGALLRRALDAAREVLYERARGSEAAGEQAPTPAQQRADALALVAETALHHSLDPGAPGERYQVVVHVDASALADPNQPGQSVLEDGAHVPAETSRRLACDASRVVMRHDDAGRVVEIGARTRTIPPALRRALQQRDWGCRFPGCGVRVGQGHHLRHWAQGGPTALSNLALLCRRHHRAVHEEGYQVARGPDGELRFSRPDGRQLPEVPVPAPVPDDPVQALRADHASRGLLVHSRTGCPGWLGERLDLGWAIDVLHPRARRAEGMVEPGPDHEYRT
- a CDS encoding 2-dehydropantoate 2-reductase, producing the protein MSPRLLFIGAGAIGSYLGGFLSRAGHEVTLVDPWPEQVEAIRARGLSVSGPHEPFEARPAALHVHEAQRLRADFDVAFVAVKAYDTAWATHMALPRLGPDGYVVSAQNCWNDPVVAAIAGPDRSVGLVMSKIAVALWEPGRVERGAEKGSGSGHDVFRAGEHDGRITPRVETLARMLSVIDGARATDNLWGERWSKLCANAMGNPVQAMTGLGSLEIAAKPRGREITIRLASESARVGLAAGYSIPKFGGAEAKTWSAADDGAVYAELDAMLVPKDGSSRNWRASMAQDVAKGRRSEIEQMNGHVVARGRELGVATPLGSVVVGLVREIDAGARRPAPELIEQALKAAGA
- a CDS encoding AMP-binding protein encodes the protein MEPSAETLPQLLLAQAERWGNRRVAIREKEFGIWQAYTWRQYADHVQRIALGLASLGFRRGDKVAVIGDNRPQLYWTMVAAQALGGVPVPVYQDSIAAEMHYVIDHSESRVVVCEDQEQVDKILEMKDKLPAVELVVYDDPKGMRHYDYPFLLGLDKVQELGAGFAAAHPGYWDAEVAKGKASDLAIINYTSGTTGFPKGVMISHGALVSTGRNFLQAERLDERDEIMAYLPMAWIGDSFFSMAVAFLSGCTVNCPEDASTVRHDFREIGPTMTFAPPRIWENILSQAQVRIEDANWLQLRLTKFFLPRGMRKAKLELEGKPVPVGLRALCSLGRWLVFDPLRDQLGFRRIRAAITGGAALGPEMMQFFRAIGVNLKQLYGATECCAPATLHRDGHVKLETVGPPIPGVEIKLSERGEVLIRTAGLFSGYYKSPEQTAAALKDAWFHTGDAGLFDPDGQLVIIDRVKDVSTLHDGTVFAPQYIENKLKFSVYIKEAVAVGNERPYVAAMVNIDMEVLGNWAERRGIGYSGYTDLAQNPATYDLLHEEIRRTNQSLAPSQRVKRFAILHKELDPDDAEITRTRKLRRGFINERYAPIIAALYDPKASSVAVKVTVIYEDGRTSDMERQVRIMDVEGV
- a CDS encoding ABC transporter ATP-binding protein, which translates into the protein MPSTLAERPIPEAGAAGAPRREPLLRVDDITVRFGAVQALTDVSVDVYRGEIVAIIGPNGAGKTTLINVISGFYHPQKGRILFEGKDRTQLKPYDVAALGVARTFQNVALFKGMTVLDNIMTGRLLKMRGHFLLDALYWGPAKRQELEHRAAAERVIDFLEIQAIRKTPAGRLPYGLQKRVELARALAAEPQLLLLDEPMAGMNVEEKEDMSRFILDVHDEFGTTIALIEHDMSVVMDISDRVVALDYGRKIADGPPEVVRKDQVVIDAYLGVDHGVVDHGGVASD